The following proteins are encoded in a genomic region of Ailuropoda melanoleuca isolate Jingjing chromosome 10, ASM200744v2, whole genome shotgun sequence:
- the GPRC5B gene encoding G-protein coupled receptor family C group 5 member B produces MDKPQLSGHCPERKMKTHQVLAFLLLSVIASGASENASTSRGCGLDLLPQYVSLCDLDTIWGIVVEAVAGAGALITLLLMLILLVRLPFIKDKEKKDPVGLHFLFLLGTLGLFGLTFAFIIREDETICSVRRFLWGVLFALCFSCLLSQAWRVRRLVRHGKSPSGWQLVGVTLCLMLVQVIIAIEWLVLTVLRDAKPACAYEPMDFVMALIYDMVLLVAALGLALFTLCGKFKKWKQNGACILVTAFLSVLIWVAWMTMYLFGNAELRQGDAWGDPTLAITLVASGWVFVIFHAIPEIHCTILPAPQENTPNYFDTSQPRMRETAFEEDVQLPRTYMENKAFSMDEHNAALRTAGFRNGSLGNRPSAPFRSNVYQPTEMAVVLNGGTIPTAPPSYTGRHLW; encoded by the exons ATGGACAAGCCCCAGCTCTCAGGGCACTGCCCAG agagaaagatgaaaaccCACCAGGTGCTcgccttcctcctgctctccgTCATCGCCTCCGGGGCTTCTGAGAACGCCAGCACATCCCGGGGCTGCGGACTGGATCTCCTCCCTCAGTACGTGTCCCTGTGTGACCTGGACACCATCTGGGGCATCGTGGTGGAGGCGGTGGCTGGGGCGGGCGCCCTGATCACGCTGCTCCTGATGCTTATACTGCTGGTCCGGCTGCCATTTATCAAGGACAAGGAGAAAAAGGACCCCGTGGGcctccacttcctcttccttctggggACCCTGGGCCTCTTCGGGCTGACGTTCGCCTTCATCATCCGGGAGGACGAGACGATCTGCTCCGTCCGCCGGTTCCTCTGGGGCGTCCTCTTCGcgctctgcttctcctgcctgctgAGCCAGGCGTGGCGCGTGCGGAGGCTGGTGCGCCACGGCAAGAGCCCTTcgggctggcagctggtgggcgTGACACTGTGCCTGATGCTCGTGCAGGTCATCATCGCCATCGAGTGGCTGGTGCTGACCGTGCTGCGCGACGCCAAGCCGGCCTGCGCCTACGAGCCCATGGACTTCGTAATGGCCCTCATCTACGACATGGTACTGCTGGTGGCCGCCCTGGGGCTGGCGCTGTTCACGCTGTGTGGCAAGTTCAAGAAGTGGAAGCAGAACGGGGCCTGCATCCTGGTCACAGCCTTCCTCTCCGTGCTCATCTGGGTGGCCTGGATGACCATGTACCTCTTCGGCAACGCCGAGCTGCGGCAGGGAGACGCCTGGGGCGACCCCACCTTGGCCATCACCCTGGTAGCCAGCGGCTGGGTCTTCGTCATCTTCCACGCCATCCCGGAAATCCACTGCACCATTCTGCCAGCCCCGCAGGAAAACACGCCCAACTACTTCGACACCTCGCAGCCCAGGATGCGGGAGACGGCGTTTGAGGAGGACGTGCAGCTGCCGCGCACCTACATGGAGAACAAGGCCTTCTCGATGGATGAACACAATGCAG CTCTCCGAACAGCAGGATTTCGCAATGGCAGCTTGGGAAACAGACCGAGCGCTCCGTTTAGAAGCAATGTGTATCAGCCCACTGAGATGGCCGTTGTGCTCAATGGAGGGACT